A window of the Zootoca vivipara chromosome 14, rZooViv1.1, whole genome shotgun sequence genome harbors these coding sequences:
- the CTXND1 gene encoding cortexin domain-containing 1 protein: protein MEGGPTPEPVFVDVDKGLTLACFVFLCLFLIVMIIRCAKVIMDPYSAIPTSTWEEQHLDD from the coding sequence ATGGAAGGAGGACCAACACCCGAACCCGTCTTTGTCGACGTGGACAAAGGACTAACGCTAGCATGCTTCGTCTTCCTTTGCCTCTTCCTGATCGTCATGATTATCCGCTGCGCGAAAGTCATCATGGACCCTTACAGCGCCATCCCGACGTCTACGTGGGAGGAACAGCACCTGGATGACTGa